The DNA sequence TTTTATTGTTTCACATGGTAGAAAAAGTAGCCTGTCCCCTTTTCATAAAAGGAGTTTTTAAAATTGAATTACCTTGAGAAATATAATTTCTGGTTGGAAAATGAATTCTTTGACCGGCAAGCTAAAGAAGAATTGCGTGCTCTTGCCGGTGACGAAGAAGAAATTAAAGACCGTTTCTATAAAGATTTGGAATTCGGTACCGGTGGTCTGCGCGGTAAAATTGCTATGGGTACCAATCGGATGAATATCTATACTGTTTCCCGGGCAACTCAAGGTCTGGCTTACTATCTTATCCAAGAAGCAAAAAAACAGCCTCATCCCCAGCATCCCCAGGAATACCTCGACCGAGGTGTAGTCATTGCCTATGATTGCCGCCATAAATCCCGGGAATTTGCCGAGACTATCGCCTTAGTCCTTAATGCCTATAACCTGAAAACCTATCTTTTTGAGGATATCCGCCCTACTCCTGAGCTTTCCTTTGCCGTACGCCATCTTCATGCCATAGCTGGAATAGTGGTTACTGCCAGCCACAATCCGCCGGAATACAATGGCTATAAAGTCTATGGTCCCGATGGCGGTCAGATAATTCCTGAGATTGCCGATAAAATAATCGCTCACATCAATCGGATAAAAGATTATTCTCTGATTAAGAAACTTGATCGCCCCACTGCCATTCAGAAGAATCTATTCAACATTATTGGTCCGGAAATAGACCAGGTATATCTGCAGAAAGTAAAAGAACTTACTATAAGAGATAAAGATCAAATAGAGATTGATAAAACCATCAAAATAGTCTATACCCCCCTTCATGGGGCAGGTAATATCCCCATAAGGAAAATATTAAAAGAAAGAGGATTTACCTATGTCTTTGTGGTAGAAGAACAGACCCAACCTGATCCTGATTTTTCTACCGTGGAATCACCTAACCCCGAATACCCTGCTGCTTTTGAGCTGGCCATAAAATTAGGCAGCCAGGTAAATGCTGAAATTTTAATAGCCACTGATCCTGATGCCGACCGCATCGGCCTTGCGGTAAAGAATCCCTCAACTAAATATACCGTCCTAAACGGCAACCAGGCTGGCATCTTGCTTCTCCACTATATCCTGAGCAGCAAAAAAGAGCTGAATCAGCTCCCTCCTAACGGCTTTATTGTAAAGACCATCGTGACCAGTGATATGTCCAGAGTAATTGCTGACAGCTTCAACATAGACACCTACGAGACCTTAACTGGTTTTAAATTTATTTGCCATCAGGTAAAAATAGTAGAAGAAAATGAAAAGAAATCATTCCTCTTCGGTTACGAAGAGAGTATCGGCTACCTAACGGGAGATTTTGTCCGTGACAAAGATGCCGTAATCTCCGCCATGTTAATTGCCGAGATGGCTGCCTATTACTATAAAAATAAACTCAATCTACTACAAGTCTTGGATAATCTCTACCAAAAATACGGCTACTACGAAGAAGATCAGCATTCTATATATCTGGAAGGCGAGGAAGGGGAGAAGAAAATGTCCGAGATTATGGAGGTCTTTAGAAAAGAAGCTCTCCCGATTGAAGGGATGGAAATTATCCGGATAGATGATATTCTACTTGGTAAAAGTTACAACTTAAAATCCAAAAAAACTACCCCACTCGACTTGCCCTCATCCAATGTCTTAAAATTTATATTTTCCGATAGTTCCTGGTATTGTCTGCGACCTTCCGGAACCGAACCAAAAATTAAATTATATTTATCCTTCCATGCTGATTCTAAACAAAAAGCCCAGCAAAAAGTTCATCTCGCAAAATCCACAATCCTGCAAAGAATAAACTCCATAATCAATTCGATATAATAGTGAAAAATATTTAAATATTTTTCACTCCTAAAGCAGGACTTTTTAATGTATACGTCGAATATATAATCATTAATTCATTCGACTGAATAATCTTGCAACTTAAAAGATGATTCTAAAAGAGGACATTAAATAGTGAAAAAAGAAAAGAAGTTTAATAAGAAACAGAGAACCGCTCCCTGTTTCTGTTCCTGTTCCTATCTCTTGTTTATTTTAATTGTTGTTATCGTCTTTTTTGTTATCCACCCACAAAACATTTTAGCCAGTCCACTCAATTATGTCCCACTGGATAGCTGGGTGTACTCCGCAATTTCCCGGCTCGAGACTCTGCGCGCCTTTGCCGGAAATAATACCGTTGCCACTAATACCTTGCCACTAACCAGAATAGAAATTGCTCACCTGATAGATACCGCACTTTTCAATATACAAAAGGGAAAGAATGAATTCAAAGATTGGGAGTTAGCTTTAATGGAGAAATTAGTGCTGGAATTTCAAGAAGAATTAGCTTCTATCGATGTAGAAGTTATCTCTATAAATTCTGATACCACCAGCTCCGACTCCCGCTCCAACTCCGACCCCAACTCCACTTCCAACTCCAGCTCTAACTCCGACTTCAGCTCTGACCCTGCCGCCCCCGCTCCCAACGCACACCCGTCAAACAATGGGCTCTACGAATCTTTAAAGTATTTTGCACAACACGAAAAATTCTGCTCTTCATGCTCTTCAAATCTTTCTCTCGGCCTCCTTAATCCTCAAATGAGCAGAAAAGATATGGCCATCCTCCTGGATGAAATAATCTATCAAATACAAACCAACCAAACTCCTCTTTCCACTCTATCCGATCAGGACCTTGAGAAATTGGAGGCACTTATTATAGCATTAAATGATGAACTATCATCACAAGGTTTAAAAATAGTAAAATTAAATAAAACAACTATCCTGCTGGATAATATCAAAACAACCCTCGAGTTTAATCCGTATTTTACCCAGAGAGTTGATTTCCTTTACCCGGGTAATCAATCAAAGCTATTTTCCGAACTGGGAGTAAAAGTATCTGCCGCCCTTTCTGAGAGCAGCGCCCTCTATTTGGATTATTCCCTTGAAATGGATTATCTCCTCGATAGGCACTTAACTCATCTTTTGAACAATCAACTGAATCAAGCTTACCTTACTTTAGCACTTCCTTCCTTTGAAATCCGACTCCCTTCCAATACTCCGTTTTTCCCGTCCTTAAGCAGTCTGGAATTTCCCGCCCTTGATTTAGTGGTAGGAAGAGATTCCATGAAGTGGGGTCCCGGGTATCAAGGTAATCTTGTCCTATCGACCAACGCACCAGCCTTCGATATGTTAAAATATTCAGGTACAGTAGACCTCTCTGATTTTGGCGGTGGAAACGGCAGCCTTAACTTTACCAAATTTTTCTCTCTGCTTGACCCCCTCAAGGGCGAAGACCGGTACTTTACCGGCCAGAGATTAGAATATAAACCCTTTGACTACCTTACCTTAGGCTTATCGGAAACAGCCATTATTTCCCAGGAATCGAGCCCCCTGTTTTTAAATCCACTTCCTTTTATTCCCCCCTATTATCTAACCCGGTGGATAGCAGATGTCCTGGGACAACCCAGCGAAATTAATTCTTATGTAGGCCTCGATGTGGAGTTAAATTTCTCTCCGGGGATAAAACTATATGGAGAATTTATGGCCGATGACTTCATACTTACCCCGAAAACCAATCCTTACCCTAATCGTACC is a window from the Candidatus Atribacteria bacterium genome containing:
- a CDS encoding phospho-sugar mutase, which encodes MNYLEKYNFWLENEFFDRQAKEELRALAGDEEEIKDRFYKDLEFGTGGLRGKIAMGTNRMNIYTVSRATQGLAYYLIQEAKKQPHPQHPQEYLDRGVVIAYDCRHKSREFAETIALVLNAYNLKTYLFEDIRPTPELSFAVRHLHAIAGIVVTASHNPPEYNGYKVYGPDGGQIIPEIADKIIAHINRIKDYSLIKKLDRPTAIQKNLFNIIGPEIDQVYLQKVKELTIRDKDQIEIDKTIKIVYTPLHGAGNIPIRKILKERGFTYVFVVEEQTQPDPDFSTVESPNPEYPAAFELAIKLGSQVNAEILIATDPDADRIGLAVKNPSTKYTVLNGNQAGILLLHYILSSKKELNQLPPNGFIVKTIVTSDMSRVIADSFNIDTYETLTGFKFICHQVKIVEENEKKSFLFGYEESIGYLTGDFVRDKDAVISAMLIAEMAAYYYKNKLNLLQVLDNLYQKYGYYEEDQHSIYLEGEEGEKKMSEIMEVFRKEALPIEGMEIIRIDDILLGKSYNLKSKKTTPLDLPSSNVLKFIFSDSSWYCLRPSGTEPKIKLYLSFHADSKQKAQQKVHLAKSTILQRINSIINSI